Proteins encoded within one genomic window of Bradyrhizobium sp. CB1717:
- a CDS encoding threonine aldolase family protein, with translation MLYTPPPIDPKAPTVRINLLSDTQTKPTAGMREAMARAEVGDEQVGDDPTVNALCERVADLLGKEAAVYMPSGTMCNVTATLVHCRPGDEILAHETAHIIAREGGAHAAIGGFQVTQLKGPDGQFTPETFRKALHPRTRYQPPQTVVSVEQTANIGGGTIWKKAALDEIVAIAKQHGLVTHMDGARLLNATVASGISPRDMTAGWDSAWIDFSKGLGAPIGGVLAGSRAFIDAVWQWKQRLGGSMRQAGICAAACIYALDHHVERLADDHANARALARGLSQISGIEVQEPETNLVFFKPDGAGIPGDKMVAALRQRGVTLAMMDGRIRACTHLDVNAAQVEETIGYVREIVRGA, from the coding sequence ATGCTCTACACCCCTCCCCCGATCGATCCCAAGGCGCCGACGGTGCGCATCAATCTGCTCTCGGACACGCAGACCAAGCCGACCGCGGGGATGCGCGAGGCGATGGCGCGGGCCGAGGTCGGCGATGAGCAGGTCGGCGACGATCCGACCGTGAATGCGCTGTGCGAGCGCGTGGCGGATCTGCTCGGCAAGGAGGCTGCGGTCTACATGCCGTCGGGCACGATGTGCAACGTCACCGCGACGCTGGTGCATTGCCGTCCCGGCGACGAGATTTTGGCGCACGAGACCGCGCACATCATCGCCCGCGAAGGCGGCGCGCATGCCGCGATCGGCGGCTTCCAGGTGACGCAGCTCAAGGGTCCCGACGGCCAGTTCACGCCGGAGACCTTTCGCAAGGCGCTGCATCCGCGCACGCGCTACCAGCCGCCGCAGACCGTCGTCAGCGTCGAGCAGACCGCCAATATCGGCGGCGGCACGATCTGGAAGAAGGCCGCGCTCGACGAGATCGTCGCGATCGCGAAGCAACACGGCCTCGTCACCCACATGGACGGTGCACGTCTCCTCAATGCCACCGTCGCCAGCGGCATCTCCCCGCGTGACATGACGGCGGGCTGGGATTCGGCCTGGATCGATTTCTCCAAGGGCCTGGGCGCGCCGATCGGTGGCGTGCTTGCGGGCTCGCGCGCCTTCATCGATGCGGTGTGGCAATGGAAGCAGCGCCTCGGCGGCTCGATGCGGCAGGCCGGCATCTGCGCCGCTGCCTGCATCTACGCGCTCGACCATCACGTCGAGCGCCTCGCCGACGACCACGCCAATGCGCGCGCACTCGCGCGCGGGCTGTCGCAGATCTCCGGCATCGAGGTGCAGGAGCCCGAGACCAATCTGGTGTTCTTCAAGCCCGACGGCGCCGGCATTCCCGGCGACAAGATGGTCGCGGCACTGCGCCAGCGCGGCGTGACGCTCGCGATGATGGACGGCCGCATCCGCGCCTGCACCCATCTCGACGTCAATGCGGCCCAGGTCGAGGAGACGATCGGATACGTCCGCGAGA